A genomic region of Brevibacillus sp. JNUCC-41 contains the following coding sequences:
- a CDS encoding YeiH family protein yields the protein MEQTNVETKKLGFTKGIALTLLIAIAAKYLAELPFLHIMGQLVIAILIGVVWKAIIGVPAYTVSGTNYSSKVLLRMGIILLGMRLNLKDIFNAGPKTFAVGAICLGFAILVVYGLTRLFKVEKKLGILTACGTGICGAAAILAISSQIKAKEKDTAIAVATVAVLGTTFTFGYTILYPLLELSDQGYGIFSGATLHEIAHVIAAAAPGGNEAVDLAVVVKLTRVALLIPVAILIGFIMNWKDRSRENGKRFSWKSIQIPWFIFGFLLMSALYSTGAVPETIADKLVMLSYILMAMAMAGLGLNIDLVTFRKYGGKPFIAGLIGSILLTCLGYVLVHVFHLN from the coding sequence CTGGAACAAACAAACGTAGAAACTAAAAAACTTGGATTTACAAAAGGAATAGCATTGACTTTGCTAATCGCCATTGCTGCAAAATACTTAGCGGAGCTTCCATTCCTTCATATAATGGGACAGTTAGTCATTGCGATACTGATTGGTGTTGTATGGAAAGCGATCATTGGAGTCCCAGCTTACACCGTTTCAGGGACAAATTATTCAAGTAAAGTCCTTTTGAGAATGGGCATTATCTTATTGGGAATGCGCCTGAATCTAAAGGATATATTTAATGCCGGTCCGAAAACATTTGCAGTGGGTGCCATTTGTCTTGGATTTGCTATATTGGTAGTTTATGGATTGACCCGTCTTTTTAAAGTTGAGAAAAAGCTAGGCATATTGACAGCTTGCGGAACGGGAATTTGTGGCGCTGCTGCCATCTTGGCAATTTCCTCCCAAATAAAAGCAAAAGAAAAAGATACAGCAATAGCCGTAGCGACGGTTGCTGTTTTAGGTACAACCTTCACTTTCGGTTATACAATCCTATATCCATTATTGGAGTTATCCGATCAAGGATATGGTATATTCTCGGGTGCGACACTCCATGAAATCGCTCACGTGATCGCTGCAGCGGCGCCAGGGGGAAATGAGGCAGTCGACTTGGCAGTCGTGGTCAAATTGACAAGGGTGGCTCTGCTCATTCCCGTTGCCATTTTAATCGGATTCATCATGAATTGGAAAGATCGATCAAGAGAAAACGGAAAGAGATTTTCCTGGAAGTCCATACAAATACCTTGGTTTATTTTTGGGTTTTTGTTAATGAGTGCCCTTTATTCTACAGGTGCAGTTCCTGAAACCATAGCCGATAAACTTGTTATGCTTTCCTATATCCTCATGGCTATGGCCATGGCAGGACTAGGATTGAATATTGACCTCGTCACCTTTAGGAAATATGGTGGTAAACCTTTTATAGCTGGACTGATCGGCTCTATATTATTGACTTGTCTCGGGTATGTATTAGTTCACGTATTCCATTTAAATTAA
- a CDS encoding ATP-binding cassette domain-containing protein, which produces MRVIECTDLTKTYLRKNILDELSFSIEENKITGLIGRNGVGKTTLLKIIAGFIKETSGQVKVFSERPFNSLNVSINSIFVDDQMSFPPAIPLGEILTVAGNFYPNWDRKLAKRLLDYFSFDPKSYHNRLSKGKTNTFNMIIGLASRCPLTIFDEPTTGMDAAVRKDFYRAMLKDYIAYPRTIILSSHHLDEIEDLLEDVLLIKDGKKHFQMSISDLKEWAIGLKGATEEVLNLTNGREILFKEYLGVNTMYAVVKNDFSESLLKKARIVGIEILPVKSSDLCVYLTSETKGGIDDVFNKS; this is translated from the coding sequence ATGAGGGTGATTGAATGTACGGATTTAACGAAAACTTATTTAAGGAAAAATATTTTAGATGAGCTCTCTTTTTCAATTGAAGAAAATAAAATAACGGGATTAATTGGGCGAAATGGGGTTGGAAAAACGACTTTACTTAAAATTATTGCTGGGTTCATCAAAGAAACGTCAGGGCAGGTCAAGGTTTTTTCTGAAAGACCATTTAACAGCCTGAACGTCTCAATAAATTCCATCTTTGTAGACGACCAAATGAGTTTTCCACCAGCCATACCACTTGGTGAAATATTAACAGTGGCGGGGAACTTCTATCCAAATTGGGATAGAAAATTAGCTAAGCGCTTGCTTGACTATTTTTCTTTTGATCCAAAATCTTATCACAACCGGCTTTCGAAAGGAAAAACAAATACCTTTAATATGATTATCGGCTTAGCATCCCGTTGTCCATTAACAATTTTTGATGAACCAACTACAGGAATGGATGCGGCAGTAAGAAAGGACTTCTATCGAGCAATGCTTAAGGATTATATTGCTTATCCCCGTACAATTATTCTTTCTAGCCATCACTTGGATGAAATTGAGGATTTACTGGAAGATGTGTTACTCATTAAAGATGGGAAGAAACATTTCCAAATGTCAATCTCTGATTTAAAGGAATGGGCCATCGGATTAAAAGGAGCAACGGAAGAAGTACTTAATTTAACAAATGGAAGGGAAATCCTTTTTAAGGAATACTTAGGTGTGAATACGATGTATGCAGTTGTAAAAAATGACTTTTCTGAGTCCTTACTTAAAAAAGCTCGGATTGTAGGTATTGAAATCTTACCCGTTAAATCCAGTGATTTATGTGTTTACTTAACCAGTGAAACGAAAGGAGGAATTGATGATGTCTTTAACAAAAGTTAA
- a CDS encoding GntR family transcriptional regulator: protein MDSTKPIYVQIADWIESEILNGHFESGEKVYSQYQIAEMYTINPATAAKGLNLLVDENILYKKRGLGMFVAADANEIIIYKRKNQTLKRLVRELVLEANRLQISEVELIKMIKVENNQEAEQ, encoded by the coding sequence ATGGATAGTACTAAGCCTATTTATGTGCAAATTGCAGATTGGATTGAATCGGAAATTTTAAATGGACATTTTGAAAGTGGCGAAAAGGTTTACTCACAATACCAAATAGCTGAAATGTATACGATCAATCCTGCAACTGCAGCAAAGGGCCTCAATCTTCTGGTTGACGAAAATATCCTGTATAAAAAGCGAGGACTTGGTATGTTTGTCGCCGCTGATGCAAACGAAATCATCATCTATAAACGAAAAAACCAAACATTGAAGCGATTAGTACGTGAGTTGGTTTTAGAAGCTAATCGGTTACAAATAAGTGAAGTAGAATTAATCAAAATGATAAAAGTGGAAAATAATCAGGAGGCTGAACAATGA
- a CDS encoding ATP-dependent Clp protease ATP-binding subunit, whose product MLCEKCHVNQANIQVHLNMNGQEHDVKLCSTCYKEERNKLGAAMGGMDTGKFQYNGFPNSFNPFNYNDVPKPDSAEHGEDGGLLEEYGRNLTDAAKAGLIDPVIGRNEEIKRVIEVLNRRNKNNPVLIGEPGVGKTAIAEGLALAIVEGSVPVKLRNKLVYMLDVASLVSNTGIRGQFEERMKQLISELQERKNVILFIDEIHQLVGAGSAEGSMDAGNILKPALARGELQLVGATTLSEYRKIEKDGALERRFQPVHVNEPTTAEALVILHGLKDSYESYHGVSYSEEALKAAVELSNRYIQDRFLPDKAIDLMDEAGSKLNLNIEDGQVENMKERLAQIYKEKEMALKEEAYEKAALLRDEEEKLEKSLQAGEDAIKPTVTVEDIQNIIEQKTGIPVGKLQEDEQDRMVHLQEELMKKVIGQQEAVKKVSKAVRRSRAGLKSKNRPTGSFLFVGPTGVGKTELAKTLAEELFGDKESMIRLDMSEFMEKHSVSKLIGSPPGYVGHEEAGQLTEKVRRKPYSIILLDEIEKAHPDVLHMFLQIMEDGRLTDSQGRTVTFKDTVIIMTSNAGVGEKQKVMGFGTSSAVEEASILQSLGSFFKPEFLNRFDSIIEFSALKKEDLLQIVDIMIHELEETLAANGLSLDVTNEAKQRLIELGYHPAFGARPLRRVLQEQLEDGITDFIFEQPEVKNFTAIVEDASVKIIKTP is encoded by the coding sequence ATGCTTTGTGAAAAATGTCATGTAAACCAAGCAAATATTCAAGTTCACCTAAATATGAATGGTCAGGAGCATGATGTGAAACTGTGCTCCACTTGTTATAAAGAAGAACGAAACAAACTTGGAGCAGCAATGGGCGGAATGGATACAGGAAAATTCCAATATAATGGATTTCCAAATTCATTCAATCCATTTAATTATAATGATGTACCAAAACCGGATTCAGCTGAACATGGCGAGGATGGAGGATTGCTTGAGGAGTATGGCCGCAATTTGACCGATGCTGCGAAAGCTGGACTTATCGATCCCGTTATCGGAAGAAATGAAGAAATCAAACGTGTCATTGAAGTTCTTAATAGACGCAATAAAAATAATCCCGTTTTAATCGGTGAACCTGGTGTCGGTAAAACAGCCATTGCCGAAGGTCTTGCTTTAGCGATTGTAGAAGGTTCAGTGCCTGTTAAATTACGTAATAAGCTTGTATATATGCTTGATGTAGCGTCCCTTGTTTCGAATACTGGAATTAGAGGGCAATTCGAAGAACGAATGAAGCAATTGATCAGTGAATTGCAGGAAAGAAAAAATGTCATTTTATTCATCGATGAAATTCATCAACTTGTGGGAGCGGGTTCAGCCGAAGGATCAATGGATGCAGGGAATATCTTGAAACCTGCACTTGCACGCGGTGAACTTCAGCTTGTCGGAGCAACAACTTTATCCGAATATAGGAAAATTGAAAAAGATGGTGCCCTTGAAAGACGCTTCCAGCCTGTTCACGTTAATGAGCCGACAACGGCTGAGGCATTGGTCATCTTACATGGTTTAAAAGATAGTTATGAATCTTATCATGGTGTATCATATAGTGAGGAAGCCCTAAAAGCGGCTGTTGAACTCTCGAATCGCTATATTCAAGACCGATTCCTGCCTGATAAGGCAATAGACTTAATGGATGAAGCTGGTTCCAAATTGAACTTGAACATCGAAGACGGCCAGGTAGAAAACATGAAAGAGCGTCTGGCGCAAATTTATAAAGAAAAAGAAATGGCCTTAAAAGAAGAAGCATATGAAAAAGCTGCCCTTCTTCGTGATGAAGAAGAAAAACTGGAAAAGTCCTTGCAGGCTGGGGAAGATGCAATTAAGCCAACCGTTACCGTTGAAGATATTCAAAATATCATCGAACAAAAGACTGGTATACCTGTAGGTAAGCTCCAAGAAGATGAGCAAGATAGAATGGTTCATCTCCAAGAGGAGCTGATGAAAAAAGTAATCGGGCAGCAAGAAGCTGTCAAAAAGGTTTCAAAGGCCGTTCGAAGAAGTCGTGCAGGGTTAAAATCTAAAAATCGTCCTACCGGTTCTTTCCTTTTCGTTGGTCCGACAGGAGTAGGTAAAACCGAATTGGCGAAAACTCTCGCTGAGGAATTGTTCGGGGACAAGGAATCGATGATTCGCCTTGACATGAGTGAATTCATGGAGAAACACAGTGTTTCTAAATTAATCGGTTCTCCTCCTGGATATGTAGGGCATGAGGAAGCTGGACAATTGACGGAAAAAGTTCGCCGCAAACCTTACAGTATCATCCTATTGGATGAAATCGAAAAGGCACATCCGGATGTATTGCATATGTTCCTGCAAATCATGGAAGATGGCCGCTTAACCGACAGTCAAGGGCGGACCGTTACTTTTAAAGATACCGTGATCATCATGACGAGTAACGCTGGGGTCGGTGAGAAACAAAAAGTAATGGGATTCGGTACAAGTTCAGCTGTGGAAGAGGCTTCAATCCTACAATCTTTAGGCAGTTTCTTCAAACCGGAATTCTTGAACCGATTCGATAGCATCATTGAATTCTCGGCATTGAAGAAGGAAGATCTTCTTCAAATCGTTGATATCATGATTCACGAGCTAGAAGAAACCCTTGCTGCAAATGGTTTATCCTTAGATGTAACGAATGAAGCGAAACAAAGGCTGATTGAACTCGGATATCACCCAGCTTTCGGGGCGAGACCGCTCCGCCGTGTACTTCAAGAACAGCTCGAAGACGGCATCACTGACTTTATCTTTGAGCAGCCTGAAGTTAAGAACTTCACTGCAATTGTTGAGGATGCCTCTGTGAAAATTATTAAAACACCATAA
- the speD gene encoding adenosylmethionine decarboxylase: MKLTPEQRIELHGFNNLTKSLSFNMYDICYTKTREEREAYLDYIDEQYNAERLSKILHNVSDLIGAHVLNTAKQDYVPQGASVTILVSEGPVVEVPTGTYEESPGPLPDNVVMQLDKSHITVHTYPEFHPNEGISTFRADIDVSTCGEISPLKALNYLIHSFDTDIITIDYRVRGFTRDKDGRKLFIDHDINSIQNYIPDEVKGLYDMIDVNVYQENIFHTKCKLKRFDINNYLFGYTEEKLNTEERQEIIERLRTEMDEIFYGANIPHPIEKNKHAD; the protein is encoded by the coding sequence ATGAAACTTACACCAGAGCAACGTATTGAACTTCATGGCTTTAATAATCTTACGAAATCTTTAAGCTTTAATATGTATGATATATGTTATACAAAAACGAGGGAAGAGAGAGAGGCCTACCTGGATTATATCGATGAACAATATAATGCAGAGCGGCTTTCGAAGATCTTGCACAATGTTTCTGATTTAATAGGGGCACATGTTTTAAATACGGCCAAACAGGATTATGTACCTCAAGGAGCAAGTGTAACGATTCTTGTTTCAGAAGGTCCTGTCGTAGAAGTACCTACAGGAACTTATGAAGAATCACCAGGGCCTTTACCTGATAATGTGGTCATGCAACTGGATAAAAGCCATATTACCGTACATACATATCCTGAATTCCATCCAAATGAAGGCATTAGCACATTCAGGGCCGATATCGATGTCTCTACTTGTGGGGAAATATCACCTCTTAAAGCCCTTAATTATCTCATTCATTCCTTCGATACCGACATTATCACGATCGATTACCGAGTAAGAGGCTTTACGAGAGATAAAGATGGGCGGAAATTGTTCATTGATCACGATATTAATTCCATTCAAAACTATATTCCTGATGAAGTGAAGGGTTTATATGACATGATTGATGTGAATGTATACCAGGAAAATATATTCCATACAAAATGTAAGCTGAAAAGATTCGATATTAATAATTACCTATTCGGCTATACAGAGGAAAAACTGAATACAGAAGAAAGGCAAGAAATTATAGAAAGGCTTCGAACGGAGATGGATGAAATTTTTTACGGTGCCAATATTCCGCATCCAATAGAAAAAAACAAGCATGCCGATTAA
- a CDS encoding metal-dependent hydrolase, which yields MNGTAHMALGATVGFLTANTLQTDPTTTLFLVGIGGVSGLMPDMDIDGKLSNRITFSHKFIRTIAQTIGILMIIYSLLEGSETEKWIGVGAGIGIIIISSFIRQRHMLTLSGLAVLGGGLSLQESWLWLLGVYIIIASFTPHRSYTHSVAGVAFFGIIAHQFEAFMGIDGIFTTCLLGYISHLIADLKCLPFNKRGVKLFLPFFSKEF from the coding sequence GTGAACGGTACAGCACACATGGCATTAGGGGCAACAGTTGGATTCTTGACGGCAAACACGCTTCAAACAGATCCAACCACCACTTTATTCTTGGTTGGCATTGGGGGAGTTTCAGGCCTTATGCCCGATATGGATATTGATGGGAAGTTAAGTAATAGGATTACTTTTTCACATAAGTTTATTCGAACGATAGCACAAACGATTGGGATACTAATGATCATTTATAGTCTTTTGGAAGGCTCTGAAACGGAAAAATGGATCGGTGTAGGGGCAGGAATCGGAATCATCATCATTTCATCTTTCATCAGACAAAGGCATATGTTGACCTTGTCTGGATTAGCGGTTTTAGGCGGCGGTTTATCTTTGCAGGAAAGCTGGCTGTGGCTTTTAGGAGTTTATATTATCATAGCTTCGTTTACACCACATAGAAGTTATACACATTCGGTTGCAGGTGTCGCTTTCTTTGGCATCATTGCCCATCAATTCGAAGCTTTTATGGGGATTGACGGAATTTTCACTACTTGTTTATTAGGATACATAAGTCATTTAATTGCAGATTTGAAATGTTTACCTTTTAACAAACGTGGGGTAAAGTTATTTCTTCCATTTTTCTCAAAAGAATTTTGA
- a CDS encoding C40 family peptidase — protein MFKKIVVGLSLAIMLVTASFAGDPVEAASYHTKAIKVAKSELGTKYKMGGISSSGFDCSGLVKYSYQKAGKNLPRTAADIYKKGKKVKSLQKGDLLFFAPNKAKKPTHVAIYIGNNEFIHSSSSKGVSYAKTNNSYWKPKYIGAKRI, from the coding sequence TTGTTTAAGAAAATTGTCGTTGGATTGTCATTGGCTATCATGCTTGTAACCGCATCTTTTGCTGGGGACCCGGTGGAAGCTGCTTCATATCATACAAAAGCGATTAAAGTGGCTAAAAGTGAATTAGGTACAAAATATAAAATGGGTGGCATTTCTTCTTCAGGATTTGATTGCTCCGGTTTAGTGAAGTATTCATACCAAAAGGCTGGTAAGAATTTACCAAGAACCGCTGCTGACATATATAAAAAAGGAAAGAAAGTTAAAAGTCTGCAAAAAGGTGACTTACTGTTTTTTGCACCAAATAAAGCGAAAAAACCTACACATGTGGCTATATACATAGGAAACAATGAATTCATACACTCATCATCATCTAAAGGAGTTTCATACGCTAAGACCAATAATAGTTATTGGAAGCCAAAGTATATTGGTGCGAAACGTATATAA
- a CDS encoding ABC transporter permease, whose protein sequence is METLQQLGTYYSQNWMYVLTEFYRHFLMSAYGVLFAAIVAIPIGIFIAKHKKLSNWVFSITNVIQTTPALAMLALLMLVMGLGTNTVILSLFLYSLLPILRNTYVGITSIDHAYLESGKAMGMTKIQLLRMVELPLSLSVIMAGLRTALVVAIGVTAVGTFVGAGGLGDIIVRGTNASNGTAIILAGAIPTALMAILSDLILGWLERILSPIKKKKTHTA, encoded by the coding sequence ATGGAAACCTTGCAACAGCTGGGAACTTATTATTCCCAAAATTGGATGTATGTACTTACTGAATTTTATCGCCACTTTTTAATGTCCGCCTATGGAGTTTTATTTGCAGCAATTGTAGCCATCCCGATAGGCATTTTCATCGCGAAACATAAGAAATTGAGCAATTGGGTATTTTCAATAACGAATGTCATACAAACCACACCAGCATTGGCTATGCTCGCTCTCCTGATGCTAGTAATGGGGTTAGGAACAAATACGGTTATCTTATCATTGTTTTTATATTCCTTACTGCCAATCTTGAGGAACACTTATGTCGGAATTACAAGTATCGATCATGCTTATTTAGAATCTGGCAAGGCAATGGGAATGACGAAGATCCAGTTACTAAGAATGGTCGAACTGCCATTATCTCTGTCTGTCATCATGGCTGGCTTACGTACAGCGCTTGTCGTTGCAATTGGAGTAACCGCGGTCGGTACATTCGTAGGCGCGGGCGGACTGGGGGATATCATTGTCAGGGGAACAAACGCTTCAAATGGAACGGCAATCATACTTGCAGGAGCAATTCCGACGGCATTGATGGCCATTCTCTCAGATCTGATACTAGGATGGCTGGAACGAATTCTTTCACCGATAAAAAAGAAAAAAACTCATACTGCCTAA
- a CDS encoding selenium metabolism-associated LysR family transcriptional regulator — protein sequence MDPLKVFVTVIEQKNFSRAGDILNLSQPGVSLHIRNLENELGTKLIYRSPKQVQITEPGKILYRHAKQMLDHYETAIREINEFNNVVSGTMKIGASFTIGEYYLPKVLAEFAAQYPMVDIQIIISNSNEVIQGIRSNKLDIGLIEGETNYKDIDVRPFMNDEMIVVVPPVHPLSQMDLIEGTLLQNQTWVLREQGSGTRTYSDKLLSSLELNIKKTFIFTSIQGVKEAVMAGLGIALLSRLTVQKELRSNELKTFHLKNEPIIRPFSIVKKLDLEASKAMELFLRKVEEFAIKGPS from the coding sequence ATGGATCCGTTAAAAGTATTCGTCACCGTAATCGAACAGAAAAACTTTTCAAGAGCAGGGGACATTCTGAACTTGTCGCAGCCGGGAGTCAGTCTTCACATAAGAAATCTGGAAAATGAGTTAGGGACGAAATTAATTTATCGTTCTCCCAAACAAGTACAAATAACAGAGCCGGGAAAAATTTTGTATAGACATGCTAAGCAAATGCTTGATCATTATGAGACAGCAATAAGAGAAATAAATGAATTTAATAACGTGGTTAGCGGAACGATGAAAATAGGTGCAAGCTTCACGATAGGGGAATACTACCTGCCAAAAGTTTTAGCGGAATTTGCGGCTCAATATCCGATGGTGGACATACAAATCATCATCTCGAATTCAAATGAAGTCATACAAGGTATACGTTCGAATAAGCTTGATATAGGCTTGATTGAAGGTGAAACGAATTATAAGGATATTGATGTCAGACCATTCATGAATGACGAGATGATTGTCGTCGTCCCCCCGGTTCATCCACTTTCACAAATGGATCTCATCGAGGGCACATTGCTTCAAAACCAAACATGGGTGCTCAGGGAGCAAGGATCGGGAACCCGTACATATTCAGATAAACTTCTGAGTAGCCTGGAGTTAAACATAAAGAAAACGTTTATTTTCACCAGTATCCAAGGAGTGAAAGAAGCGGTGATGGCTGGGCTTGGCATTGCCCTGTTATCTCGATTGACTGTACAAAAAGAACTGAGGTCCAATGAATTGAAAACCTTTCATTTGAAAAATGAGCCCATTATAAGGCCTTTTTCAATCGTGAAAAAGTTAGACCTTGAAGCCTCAAAAGCCATGGAGCTGTTTTTAAGGAAGGTCGAAGAATTTGCGATAAAGGGGCCGTCCTAA